The window GGACGATCATCGTCACCGTATTCAACAGAAACCTCACCTTTTCCATCAGGACGTAAATAACTTGTCGATCCGCCCGCTTCACGGACAGTCTTAAGTTGTTTCATCAACTTATGGGAAAGCTGTAATGCTAATGGAATGTAGTCGCTGGTCTCATTATTTGCATAACCATAAATAATTCCTTGATCGCCAGCTCCAATTTGATCTGGATCATCTTCCGCCTGGTCGACAGCGCTTGAAATTTCTGCTGATTGTTCAACAATTTTATTAGAAATATTTACAGAATCATAAGTGAAACCTAATTTCGGTTCAACATAGCCAATTTTTCTAATGGTATCAGTAGCAACATCTCTAACGTTTACATAAGCTTTCGTCGATAATTCACCAAAAATAGAAACGTCCCCGGTCGAAACAGTAACCTCGATTGCGCTTCTCGCCAAGGGGTCCTGCTTTAGGACCTCATCTAAAATTGCGTCTGCAATCTGATCGGCAATCTTGTCCGGATGGCCAATTGCGACCGACTCGCTCGTAAAAAACTTTTTCATAAATCAAAATTCACTTTCTAACAAAAACAGGCCGATAGGAGTCTGTTTAGACTTAGACCCATCGCTTACCACTGGGGCACCTTGCGAAAACGCAGGTTGTCGGTAGTTCATCGGGTGGTATCCCTCACTACACTCTGAATAGGTTTTAACTGCAATTGTTAATTAAATTGTAGCGAATTTATTTTATAATTGCAGATTATGAATAATATTCCTGTAAAAAAATCAGCCGATCTGCCTTTTTTGACAATCTCATTCGCCTTGACAACAGCTATTTTCAACTTTATTTGGTGGTTTTACTTAAATATAAACAATGATCAACAAAACTTATTCAGTCAGGGTCAACAAACAGAATTAAGTTTGCTATATACAATAAGTTTATCTACATGTATTTTTATCGGATTGAATAAAATTATTTCGACTCGCTGGCAATTAATTCCGATTTCTGTTGCTTTGGCCGTTGCATACTACATTGGCAGTCAGCAAAACTGGAAAGTGCTGTTCTTACTGCTATTATTTCCTCTTTTTTTAATTCTGCTGCCCCTAAAAAAACTAGGTTTAATATCTATCTACGGTCTAATAGATATTAGTTTCATGGCCGGTTTTGTTCTGCCATCAGTACTTCTTTATTTGCAAAACGGTCATTTTACAAAAACTTTTCTTAATAACTTGTTTTTGTTAACCCTGACTTTTGCCTTTTTTCTGGTCGGAATATTTATTCCATCAAAAACACAAAAACTTTTGATCAGCTCTGCAAGCGGCATTGCTTTAATAGCTGATTGTTCCATAAACGATCTTAACGTCTGGTTTTTTGGAAATTTCATTCTAATCGTACTAACTTGGCTGTTTTTAAACAAATTAACTCTTCGCCAAAAATATCGATTACCCTTCTTTTCAATAATAATGATGTTTTCAAACTGTCTGACGATTTTCCAAATAAATGCTTAGTTAATTTTCACTCAATAGGCTATCAATCATATCCAAAACTCCATCGTGATTATTATCAAGCCGGGTTTTTAATTTGATTTTTTTATGCATCGAAGGTTCCGAATTAATCATTAAATAACTTTTCGGATAGTTCTTCAACATTTCCAAATCATTTTCATTGTCACCAAACGTGACAATTTGTTGGTCGGAGATCTTCCAACGCTTTTGAAGAAATTTTAGGCCAGTTGCCTTATTAGTGTTAGCTGCCAAGACATCGACATTACCAAAACCAGAACCGGTCGAATGAACTTCATCGCCAAAAACTTGGCGTAAACGACTGACTTGTTTGGCAACATCGGCATTTTCCCAAAGAAAAGTAACTTCAAGAATTCTTTCATTGGTTTCCATCAATTTATTAATCTGTTCGATATCGTGATACCATTCGGAAATTTCCTTAATTAATTCCGGCGTCGCATGATTGGAAACATATGATTTTTTTAGTCCGGTCAAAATAACGAAATTATTATCGGAATCAGGATTTTCAGCATTCCAATCAATTACTTTTTGGATCTGTTGGTCGGAAAGAAAAGCGGCGTGCACCAATTTATCGCAATCATAGGAAACAGCACCATTTGAAGCGACATAACTAATTTGAAGGCCCTTTTCCAAAATTGGTTTAAAAATCTCTCTTAAATGAGAAATTTTATTTCCGGAAGCAGCAACAAATCTTATATCGCGGCGTTGCATTTCTGATAGTTGCTCAGAAAAACGATCAATGTTGTAATTTTTGTCGTCACTCAAAAAAGTGCCATCCATATCACTTGCAATTACTTTTAGATCCATACCAGACCTCCAAAAAATGCCTCGGACAATTTTAACATACGCATAAGCAATACTTCAGAACAAATAAAACCAATGAGTTTTTAGAAAAATCAAAACAGTTTAATCAAAGCAATTCCAATGATCATTGAAATAATTCCAAGAACTTGGACCGGAATAATCGGATTTCGCTTAGCAGCGAACCAACCAAATTGATCAACAAGCATACTACCGACAATTTGACCAAGCAGAACGATAACGACTGTAAAACCAGTTCCGATCAAAGGCACCAGATATGCATTGCCAAGAACAAAAAGTGCCCCGATTAAACCACCAATCCAAATCCACCACGGAAATTTCCGAGTAAAAGCCGGTGCAAAATGATAACCATGTTCAACAACAGCAACAATTATCCAAAGTGCGATCGCACCAATTAAAAAGGAAACAAAAGCGGCTTTAACCGCCGAATTCAAAACTGTCCCTAAATGACCATTAATAGCTGTTTGCGATGCGCTGAACATCCCAGTAATAACACCACTTATCCTCCAAAACCATTGAGAATTTTTCTCAGGATTCTTTAAAACCGAATTATCAGAAATTATTTCTTTGCGGGCAAAAAATAGTTTTTGAGCGGAAATAGCTAAAAAAACACCAACCAAAACCATAAAAGCACCTAAAATACGTATTATATTGAGAACGTGAATTGGTGAATTGAACCAACCAAAATTATCAATTAACATGCTCATAATGATTTGGCCGACAATCGGCATAATAACAGTCTGAACCCCACCGAGGTGTGGGAAAAGAAGAATATTACCGGTTAAATAAATAACACCAAGCAATCCGCCAATCCAAATCCACCAAGGTTGACTTTTAATTAAGCTAGCACTAACTCCTAACGAATGAGTTGCCAATAAAGTAACGATGGCTAAAAAAATTGCTCCAATCGTAAATGAAGTCATCGATGAAAGCAGCGGTGAAGAAAAAGCATTGCGCAAGCGGGAATTTATCGCCGTTTGCATTGGTAGGCCAATCCCAATAGACAAACCAATAATAATTGAAAACAATTTATGTACTCCTAATCTTTAATACTTACTTTTTAACAGAAAAAGCTTCTGCCATTTTAACATTGATTCAAAAGATATTCTAAATTTGCTTAACGATAAAAATATTGAGATAACTTAACATCAATATAATGGATCTATTCAAATAAACTTATCTTAATTGCAGCTGCATGTGATGATATTCGTGACTGCAAATCATAAGATTGCAAATTATCTTAAAGCCAAAAGATCGATAGAGTTTTAAAGCCCTTGTGTTTTTTAAATCAACATTTAATCCCAAAAGCGTTTCCCCTTCTTGAGAGGCCTTTTTTTGCGCTGCTTTTAAAAGTTCTGTCCCAATTCCCAAACCTCGAGAGTCTTTTGCAACGGAAATAGAATCGATATACCATTCATTATCGAAACTTTCTCGGTCAGGGAAAACAATTTTATTTTGTTTGTATTTCTTGGCAAGAATTTTTTGTAAACCATAATCAAGTGTTGTTTCTTCTTTACCCGGATAACCAAAAAGAACTCCAACCACTTTTCGATTATTGCGTGCGACCAAAGCTTTTGAAAAATGATAACGGGTACGATCATCCATCTCGGAAGCCAAATAATAAGCTTCAACCAATTTATCTTCTTCTAATTTAATTTCCATATCCTGAAATATTTGTCGTTCCAAGTCAAGTATCTCTACCTGATCATTCTGCTTAGCGCCTTCAATTAACAAAATTTTTTCCTTTCCAGACAATTGTTAAAAATTGTCAAGTACCTTTCTACTACTTACTTTTTGAATATAATGTTAACAAAGCCTGTATGCCAAATAATCTATATCTAAGGCAAAAATAAAAACGCCTTTGGGGTGGCGTTTTTTGGGATTAATTATTATGAAGAGAGTTTTTAATTTATTTGGAAGGGATATTTTATTATTGGAGAGTGTTCGTCGGGACTTGTTTTTTTACTAACTTGTCCTTTGGAACAGTTTTAATTATTCAATTGACAGATTAAAGGAAGATAAAAGAGAGATAAAACGAAGATAAAGTTAATTTATGCATAAAAACAGCAGGAAAGGCGATTTTTTAGGATAATAAGAGATATGTATGATGGAAGACCTTTTTTTCAATTGTTTTTGCTTCTCAAGAAAGGAATGATAGCAACAATTGCAATGATAATTACGATGGTTTTAATGCTGAATGATATAGAAAACTATCCTATCTCAAAAATGGACGGAAACATGTTGATAATTTCCATATATGGGGCAATTACAGTAGCTTTATTAAATGTTTTTCAGGCGATCTGCATATTTATTTATTTAAACAATGCTTTTCGATTAGTCTATGTAATAAGCAGTTACATAAGCAATGCTTTATTAGTAATTATTTGTACAAGTCGTGTTAATAATTATTCGTTTATGTACTTGGGGATTTTTGCTGGTTTATTGGGAATTTTCTTATTGACTTATCAAATATGGACCGAACATCGATATTATCTTGTTAACCATTCTTAAAAATTTCAGAAAAGAAATAAAAAATACTTAGTGGCATTTGTACGATAATATACTTCGAAATTTAATATTTTTTAAAGAAAGAGTTTAATTATGATACATAAAACAAAGGCGTTTCGCTTATCGATATTGGCATTATTTATTGCATTTATCATTATTCAAAATTTTGTGCCACTACTTGGTTACATACCTGTCGGGCCATTAAGTTTAACAACAATCCAGATTACCGTTATCATAGCCGCGGTTATATTCGGGCCCATCGACGGAGGGATAGTTGGTGCTGTATGGGGAATTCTTTCCTGTATTAAAGCATTTACTGCACCTTCCAGTCCAGTAGAACCGTTAATCTTTACAAACCCTTTAATAGCTGTGATCCCAAGAATTGTCGTTGGAATAGTTGCTGGCTACTTGTTTATCTTTTTAAATAAATTAAAAGTTAAAAAAACAATTTCAATGGTTCTTTCGGGATTAGCCGGTGCACTCACGAACACTATATTGGTTCTCGGACTAATTTACATTTTTTACCGTACTCCAGCAGTGGCACACGCATATGGTGTTTCGGACCCGAAATATTTAGGGGGCCTTTTACTGGTAGTCATCGCTACAAACGGTATCCCCGAAGCTATTTTATCTTCGATTATTACACCGATTATCTCTCTTCCTTTGGGACACTATATCAACAGAGATGAATGAAATAAATTTCAAAAAAATTATCTCAGTGGAGGATTTTTTGTCGAATAAAGCTCTTCAAATAAAAAACTTATCTTTTAAATATCGTAATAATTCAAAAACGGTACTAAAAAATATTAATTTAACTCTTGAAAAAGGAAAATGGCTTTCTATTCTTGGCCGTAACGGAAGCGGTAAAACAACTTTGATTAAATTAGCCACCGGCCTACTGGAAAACACTTCCAAGGGTTCAATTAAAGTTTTTGATCAAGAAGTAAACGAAGCAAACTTTGGTTTAATTAAAAAACATATTGGGATGGTTTTCCAAAATCCAGAAAATCAGTTTGTCGGGCCAACAGTCCAAGACGATGTTGCTTTTGGTTTAGAAAATAAATCCGTTGATCGTCAGGAAATGATTGTAAGGGTCAACTCAGCATTAAAAGATGTTGAAATGATTGAATTCGCTAATCGCGAACCAAGCAGTTTATCAGGAGGCCAAAAACAACGTGTCGCTCTTGCGAGCGTAATTGCATTACAACCGGACATCATAATTTTAGATGAAGCAACAAGTATGCTTGATCCAAATGGTCGAAAAAATCTGCTGAAATTGGTTCAAAAACTACATTGCCAATATAAAATTACTGTTATAGCAATCACTCATGACATTCAAGAAATCGAACAATCAGACCAGGTAATAATAATTGACAACGGTAAAAAGGAATTAGAAGGAAAACCTGCGGATATCCTTGTTAAAGATGAAAAACTCGAATCTTACGGACTTGAAGTACCTTTTACAAGACGCATCAGAAAAAAACTCTGCAAATTAGGAGTAATCTTACCAGACTATTACGAATCAAAAGAAATGGTAGTTGATCAATTATGGAAATATTATTCGAAAATGTAAATTATATTTATCAGCCGGACTCCCCTTTTCAATTCAAAGCTTTGACAGGCATCAATCTAAAAATCAAGAGCGGATCTTTTACAGCTATAATTGGAAAAACCGGTAGTGGAAAATCAACTTTGATACGGCATTTAAATGGCTTGTTAAAACCAAGTTCCGGTCGGGTTAAAATTGGTAATCTCATAATCACTTCCTCAACAAAAGAAAGCCAATTAGCTGATCTAAGAAGAAAAGTCGGAATGCTTTTTCAATTTCCCGAGCAACAATTATTCGCCGATACAGTTGAACATGACATCGAATTCGGACCAATGAATTTTGGAATAACCAAAGAAAAAGCAGAAAAAATTGTTAGAGAAACTTTAAAAATCGTCGGTCTAAGTGAAGAATTCTTACAGCGTTCGCCCTTAGAATTATCCGGCGGACAAATGCGAAGAGTTGCTTTAGCCGGCGTGCTGGCGGCAAAACCGGATATTTTGGTACTGGACGAGCCAACTGCCGGTTTAGACTTTGCCGGAAAACAAGAAATAATGAGACTGATTAAAAAAATTCAGTTAAATGAACATACAACTATTATTTTGATCAGCCATTCAATGGAAGATGTTGCAGATTATGCAGAACAAGTGATTCTTTTGAACAACGGGAAAATAATCGAACAAGCTTCACCAACCGAAGTTTTCTCAAATAGAAGGATAACTAAGGATTTAGAAATTGAGATTCCGCAAACAACAGATTTCGCGGAATCTTTAATTGAGAAAGGTGTTGATTTTAAGGATTCTTTACCAATTAATGAAGAAAGCTTAAATATTTTCTTCAAAAAAATTTTTAAGGCAAAGAAAAAAGCGAGAATTTGATGAACATAATATTTGGAAGATATGTACCGGGAGATTCATTCATACATAAACTCGATCCAAGAGATAAGCTCATTTCCACAATTCTAATAATAATTATTAGTTTTTTGGCAAACAGTCTGCTATCTGCTTTGATTCTTGGAGTATTATGCCTGCTGGCTTTACTAATGTCTGAAATTAGAATAGTTTTTTTCTTTCGCGGAATAAGATTTTTTTTAATTATGATCGCGCTCACAGCTCTTCTTCAATTGGCATTTGCAAACAGTGGCGAAGAGTTATTTTCAATTGGTCCGATCAAGATCACTGATTTAGGAATTAAAATAGCTCTACTGACTTTTTTTCGCCTTTCAATTGCAATCATAATTGCAACACTTTTTACTCTCACAACCTCAATGATTCAAATTTCTGATGCAATCGGGTATTTAATTCGGCCATTAAAAGTATTTAAATTACCGGTTGATGATATTGTCCTGACACTTTCAATAGCTTTGAGATTTATTCCAACAATGATTCAGGAAATTTCAACTATTAGCGATGCTCAAAAAGCACGTGGATCTTCGCTAAACAGCAGATCAGTCACTAAAAAAATTAAAGCAATCATACCAATTCTGCTGCCACTATTTATTGCTTCAGTTAAACGTGCCGAAGATTTGGCAACTGCCATGATCATGCGTGGATATACAGATGGAAAAAATAGAACAAAATTCAGAATAATGAAATGGAAAAACAAGGATACCTTTACTATCCTATTTTTCTTATTCATATTAATTTTCTTCGAAGCCATAAAAAAATAATTCAATCATTCTGTTACAAAGAGATTGTGATTTATATATATAGTTGCAGATGTTTAATCAATGTTAAGATTGTGGATCTTGTTTTTTAAATCGACACTATAATTGTTTTCTACAGACTTTCGTAAAGGACAAAAAATAAAAGTAATGGATTTAAAAAGCAACCCCTTAACAAAAACAAGAATCAATCTTAGTACACAAACTAAAAATGAAAACAACAAAGTTAAAAAAAGCAGTTTTCTAAAAGTTTGGGGTCCTGGACTGATCGTTATGTTGGCCGATACCGATGCCGGCTGTTTAATCACGGCTGCTCAATCAGGGGCACAATGGGGATACACAATGGTCCTCCCCCAACTGCTTTTAATTCCGATTCTATATATGGCTCAAGAAATGACAGTCCGCCTTGGGATCGTTACAGGAAAAGGCCACGGGGAACTAATCCGAGAAAACTTTGGTCTTGGCTGGGCTTGTTTATCAGCGGGTACCTTGGCCCTTTCGGTGGTCGGAGCCCTCTTAACTGAATTTGTTGGCATAGCCGGCGTTGGCGAATTATTTGGTATATCAAAATGGATTACGATCCCGATAGCGACAATCATTCTCGTTGGAATCGCTTTTAGTGGCAGTTACAGACGAGTTGAAAAAGTTGGAATAATTGTTGGCTTGGCAGAGCTGGCTTTCGTTGTTGCAATGGTAATGGTTCATCCACGGATGAATGAACTTTTGTCAGGATTGACTTCAATTCCATTAGGAGAATCATCTTACATATACTTGGTTGCAGCAAACGTTGGCGCCGTAATCATGCCGTGGATGATCTTTTATCAGCAGGGAGCCGTCGTTGACAAAGGACTAAGCAAAAAAACAATTAAAAAAGAACGTCACGATACAGCTGTCGGAACTTTAATAACTCAAGGAATCATGATTGTTGTCGTGGTAACTTTTGCAGCGACTATCGGCCGACTGGGCAGGCATCCCTCGCTAAATACTGTTGGTGAAATCGTCCATGCTCTAGTTCCCTTTATTGGATCGTGGCCGGCTAAAATTTTGATTGGTGCAAGTATGCTAGGCGGATCTTTAGTTGCAGCCCTAGTTGTCGCTTTAGCGGGTACCTGGGGAATCACCGAAGTTCTGGGGTGGAAGCATAGTCTTAATGAACGTTTGAATAAGAAAAATTTTGGTTTCTATACAATTTATGCCTTGGCTCATATAATCGGAGCAGTTTTGGTTCTTGCAAATGTCGGCCTTGTTTCTTTGGCCATAACCGTTGAAGTAATGAATGCTCTTCTATTACCAATTGTTCTCGGTTTTTTACTGGCATTAGAAGCAAAGGCGTTACCAGACAAATATCGCATGCATGGCTTTTATAAATGGCTCGTTACGATCCTCTGCCTTTCGGTAATGGCTTTTGGCTTATATATGATTGGTCCTGCAACCAATCTTTGGTAATAAATAAACCCGGTATTTTATATACCGGGTTTATTTATTAATATGTTTAAAAACAAATATTAATCAAATTCTTCGTAAGTATTTGGATCCTGTCCATCAACACGACCATCAGGACGATTCAAAGCATTAATTTGGTCTATCTCAGATGAGGTTAAAGAAAAATCAAAAATATCAATATTGCTGCGTTGATGAGTTAGACTACTTGATTTCGGCAAAGGTATGATTCCTCGTTGCGTATGCCAGCGAAGAATAATTTGACCAGTATTTTTACCGTATTTATCCGCCAAACTTTTAATAGCATCTTCTTTAAGAGCTGCACTGCCTCTACCAAGCGGGCTCCATGCTTCGCTAACGATACCACGTGACTTGTTAGCAGCGAGCATATCTTCTTGAACCCAATAAGGATGAACTTCAATCTGATTGACGGCTGGCGTAACGCCTGTTTCATTGATAATCCGGTCCAAATGTTCCGGAAGAAAATTTGAAACACCAATTGAACGAATCAAACCAAGTTTTTGGGCATCCACCAAAGCCTTCCAAGCCTCAACGTAATGATCACGTTTTGGCAGTGGCCAATGAATTAAGTAAAGATCTAGATAATCGATTCCCATTCGAAAAATAGACTCTTGAATCATCATCATGGCATCCTGATAATGGTGATATTTGCCAGGTAATTTAGAGGTAACGATAAATTCAGAACGAGGAATGCCTGAACGGCGGATAGCCTCGCCGACAACTCCTTCACTGTCATAATTGGTCGACGTGTCAATCAAACGATAGCCATCTTGAATGGCAGATAAAATTTGGTCAACCCCTTGACCGCCCCTGACTAAATAAGTTCCTAAACCGATCATTGGCAACAAGTGACCGTCATTTAAAGCAATATTTGGAACGGAATGCAATAATACCATGTATTTTCTCCTCTCTTTTCATAACACCATAAATCAATTTTAATTCTTTGAAACTATAAATAATTAAAATAAATATCAAATTCAAGCCAATTGATAAAATTAAACAACGGAACTAATTTATTTGATTAAATAAGCAGATTTATAATATTCGCTCCCATCGTTTTGAATCAAAATTCCCTTTAATCGAGAATTACGTAGATATCCCTCAGTAACGGAATAAAGAGGACTAATAACTGTTTGTTGACTCAGTATCTTTTCTGCCTTTATTTCTTGGCTATTCCTATAAGTAGGATCGCTATTGCCCTTATTAATAGCATCTTCAAGCACTTGATCGTAAGCTTCATTAGACCAACCGGTATAATTATTATTCTGTCCACTTGCAAACATATTCAGATAATTCAAAGGTTCCGAATAATCAGCACTCCAACTGGTCAAAATAATATCAAAATTTTCATTTTGCATGTCTTGCTGCCACTTACCTTGCGGAACAATTTTTTCCTTGATCGTCAATCCCGGTAGACTTGACCAAGATTGAGCCAAATAATCCAAAGTAGATTTAACTTGTGGAGAATCCGAAACACCTTCGAGATTCAAAACAATTGATTTTTTCCCAGTCTCTTTTAAAACTTGAGAAAACATTCTCTTAGCTTTAGCTAAACTAAAACTATAGGAAGTAACTTCGCCAGTAGTAGTTGCAAAATCATTCCCGCTCGGAGTTTTAGAAAGATTGACAGGAGAAACAGTTTTCAGTGGTTTATAGAGTCCGTGTGAAATCTCTTTTGCTAAAGCTTTACGATTAATTGCTAAATCCAAAGCTTTACGCAGTTTTTTATCTTTTAAAAGACTAGTAGATTTACTCTGGTTATAATCCAGCCAATACGAACGCGCCAAATTGATTGTGTGAAAATCATTTCGATTTTTATTTTGAGCAACCTGCTGGGAGGTCGCTAAAATTGCTTGATCAATTTTCCCTTGTTTATAAGCAGAAAGAACTGCAATTGGGTCTTTAATTACTTGAAAGTTTATTCCGTTATTTTTAACAGCTTTTTTGTCCCAATAATACTTATTAGGGATTAATTTAAAATGATCATTAGATCCATTCCAACCAGTTAAAACAAATGGTCCATCATAAACCTGTTTTGTTGAACTTGAACCCAGTTTTTTCCCATACTTTTCAACTATCTTTTTGTTTTCCGGGAAAAAGAAAGGCATCGTCAACAATTGCTTAAATTGTGGTTCAGGATGCTCAAGAGTAATAACAATCTTGTAATGGCCGACCGCTTTAATTCCTAAAGAACTTAAATCCTTAATTTTTCCATTAACAATCGAGTTGGCGTTCTTGATTCCCGAAAAAAGATAAGTTAATTGCGATCCGGTTTTAGGATTAACAACGCGCTGCCAACCATAAACATAATTCTGAGCAGTGACCGGATCCCCGTTTGACCATTTTAAATTCTTACGCAATTTGAAGGTCCAGGTTAAACCATCTTTCGATTGATGATAATAAGTTGCCTGAGCCTTAACCGGCTGGCCTTTTTCGTTAAGTGTCAACAAGCCTTCTCCGGTATTTTTAGCAATTAGATATGAACTATTATCAATGATTTTAGCGTTATCAGTCGTATCAATTTCAGATGGCAAATAATCATTAATTAAATTATCGTTACCAGTATGAGAATCATTCCTTTTAGAAATAACAAAGATCGCCGAGATTATAATAATCAGAACGATAATTACTCCCCAAAACTTTTTCTCCCTATTCTTATTCATATTTTTCCCATTCCATTATTAACAATTAAGAATATTTAAGTGTAGATCGATACCAAGTAAGAACATCGGCCTCTTTGAGTGCCTGTCCATCCCCATAGTAAGTGATATATTTCCCATCTTCATATAAAACAAATTTTGGCATTGAATGAATATTTTGTTCTTTTGCAATTTTAATATTCGCGTCGCGATCGACATCAAACCACTCAGCAGTTTGAGAGACCTCATTTTTAATTTGCCTAATAAAAGGTTTAATCATTTTGCATTCTGGACACCAGGTCGCTGAAAGAAACATTAAATGGCGTCCCTCACCATTAATCTCTTTTCTAATACTTTCATCATCTTGAATTTTCGGTTGATAAAACTCCATTTTTTCCTCCCGAAATAAATATTTAGACATAATAAAAAGAAAAAAATCTAATATTTTTATTTATCGAATATTAGAATTTTAATTCGAAATTAAAAATGTTGCTTACTATTAATAAGTAACTTGCCTAAGTTTAGCACCAAAAAATAAAATAGAGAAATTATATAAAACAATTAGTGAAAATTCTGATACTCGATAATAATATTTGCCTTTAAGTTATCAATCTTTTCACTCCACTCGGAAAAACTGCTAGTTGGTTTAGCAGAAAGCCTATAGAACTCGCTTGCCTGATCAACGAATTTTTTTGTGGAAATATACTTCTTGTCAATGTATGAAATGTTACTGAATTTTTCATGTAATTTTTTTAAAAGAAATAATTTGTGTTCAGAATCAACTA of the Oenococcus sp. UCMA 16435 genome contains:
- a CDS encoding HAD-IIB family hydrolase → MDLKVIASDMDGTFLSDDKNYNIDRFSEQLSEMQRRDIRFVAASGNKISHLREIFKPILEKGLQISYVASNGAVSYDCDKLVHAAFLSDQQIQKVIDWNAENPDSDNNFVILTGLKKSYVSNHATPELIKEISEWYHDIEQINKLMETNERILEVTFLWENADVAKQVSRLRQVFGDEVHSTGSGFGNVDVLAANTNKATGLKFLQKRWKISDQQIVTFGDNENDLEMLKNYPKSYLMINSEPSMHKKIKLKTRLDNNHDGVLDMIDSLLSEN
- a CDS encoding DMT family transporter, which gives rise to MFSIIIGLSIGIGLPMQTAINSRLRNAFSSPLLSSMTSFTIGAIFLAIVTLLATHSLGVSASLIKSQPWWIWIGGLLGVIYLTGNILLFPHLGGVQTVIMPIVGQIIMSMLIDNFGWFNSPIHVLNIIRILGAFMVLVGVFLAISAQKLFFARKEIISDNSVLKNPEKNSQWFWRISGVITGMFSASQTAINGHLGTVLNSAVKAAFVSFLIGAIALWIIVAVVEHGYHFAPAFTRKFPWWIWIGGLIGALFVLGNAYLVPLIGTGFTVVIVLLGQIVGSMLVDQFGWFAAKRNPIIPVQVLGIISMIIGIALIKLF
- a CDS encoding GNAT family N-acetyltransferase, giving the protein MLIEGAKQNDQVEILDLERQIFQDMEIKLEEDKLVEAYYLASEMDDRTRYHFSKALVARNNRKVVGVLFGYPGKEETTLDYGLQKILAKKYKQNKIVFPDRESFDNEWYIDSISVAKDSRGLGIGTELLKAAQKKASQEGETLLGLNVDLKNTRALKLYRSFGFKIICNLMICSHEYHHMQLQLR
- a CDS encoding ECF transporter S component; the encoded protein is MIHKTKAFRLSILALFIAFIIIQNFVPLLGYIPVGPLSLTTIQITVIIAAVIFGPIDGGIVGAVWGILSCIKAFTAPSSPVEPLIFTNPLIAVIPRIVVGIVAGYLFIFLNKLKVKKTISMVLSGLAGALTNTILVLGLIYIFYRTPAVAHAYGVSDPKYLGGLLLVVIATNGIPEAILSSIITPIISLPLGHYINRDE
- a CDS encoding energy-coupling factor transporter ATPase, giving the protein MSNKALQIKNLSFKYRNNSKTVLKNINLTLEKGKWLSILGRNGSGKTTLIKLATGLLENTSKGSIKVFDQEVNEANFGLIKKHIGMVFQNPENQFVGPTVQDDVAFGLENKSVDRQEMIVRVNSALKDVEMIEFANREPSSLSGGQKQRVALASVIALQPDIIILDEATSMLDPNGRKNLLKLVQKLHCQYKITVIAITHDIQEIEQSDQVIIIDNGKKELEGKPADILVKDEKLESYGLEVPFTRRIRKKLCKLGVILPDYYESKEMVVDQLWKYYSKM
- a CDS encoding energy-coupling factor transporter ATPase, translating into MEILFENVNYIYQPDSPFQFKALTGINLKIKSGSFTAIIGKTGSGKSTLIRHLNGLLKPSSGRVKIGNLIITSSTKESQLADLRRKVGMLFQFPEQQLFADTVEHDIEFGPMNFGITKEKAEKIVRETLKIVGLSEEFLQRSPLELSGGQMRRVALAGVLAAKPDILVLDEPTAGLDFAGKQEIMRLIKKIQLNEHTTIILISHSMEDVADYAEQVILLNNGKIIEQASPTEVFSNRRITKDLEIEIPQTTDFAESLIEKGVDFKDSLPINEESLNIFFKKIFKAKKKARI
- a CDS encoding energy-coupling factor transporter transmembrane protein EcfT, yielding MNIIFGRYVPGDSFIHKLDPRDKLISTILIIIISFLANSLLSALILGVLCLLALLMSEIRIVFFFRGIRFFLIMIALTALLQLAFANSGEELFSIGPIKITDLGIKIALLTFFRLSIAIIIATLFTLTTSMIQISDAIGYLIRPLKVFKLPVDDIVLTLSIALRFIPTMIQEISTISDAQKARGSSLNSRSVTKKIKAIIPILLPLFIASVKRAEDLATAMIMRGYTDGKNRTKFRIMKWKNKDTFTILFFLFILIFFEAIKK
- a CDS encoding divalent metal cation transporter gives rise to the protein MDLKSNPLTKTRINLSTQTKNENNKVKKSSFLKVWGPGLIVMLADTDAGCLITAAQSGAQWGYTMVLPQLLLIPILYMAQEMTVRLGIVTGKGHGELIRENFGLGWACLSAGTLALSVVGALLTEFVGIAGVGELFGISKWITIPIATIILVGIAFSGSYRRVEKVGIIVGLAELAFVVAMVMVHPRMNELLSGLTSIPLGESSYIYLVAANVGAVIMPWMIFYQQGAVVDKGLSKKTIKKERHDTAVGTLITQGIMIVVVVTFAATIGRLGRHPSLNTVGEIVHALVPFIGSWPAKILIGASMLGGSLVAALVVALAGTWGITEVLGWKHSLNERLNKKNFGFYTIYALAHIIGAVLVLANVGLVSLAITVEVMNALLLPIVLGFLLALEAKALPDKYRMHGFYKWLVTILCLSVMAFGLYMIGPATNLW
- a CDS encoding aldo/keto reductase; this encodes MVLLHSVPNIALNDGHLLPMIGLGTYLVRGGQGVDQILSAIQDGYRLIDTSTNYDSEGVVGEAIRRSGIPRSEFIVTSKLPGKYHHYQDAMMMIQESIFRMGIDYLDLYLIHWPLPKRDHYVEAWKALVDAQKLGLIRSIGVSNFLPEHLDRIINETGVTPAVNQIEVHPYWVQEDMLAANKSRGIVSEAWSPLGRGSAALKEDAIKSLADKYGKNTGQIILRWHTQRGIIPLPKSSSLTHQRSNIDIFDFSLTSSEIDQINALNRPDGRVDGQDPNTYEEFD